The proteins below come from a single Burkholderia sp. PAMC 26561 genomic window:
- a CDS encoding sugar ABC transporter ATP-binding protein, which translates to MSEPSVAALSPDMAAPLIRVAGVTKRFGGVQALRGVNLEVLPGEVHALLGENGAGKSTLIKILSGVHACDQGVIEIDGARVAFDSPAKSRDAGVAVVYQDLSLVESMSVGANLMLGREPRTRFGFVKKRELMAHVGEFLKAHGIPLDPRAMVGSLPFAYRQMTEICKALMGDVRVLILDEPTSALTGGEEEILFKAIHTVTDRGVGVIYVTHRLNEVFRISQRVTVFRDGANAGSYTTAQTNMKELVAAIVGPGHAAMHAREVAAGTPRVLASGLEAKPVLTMTNVSNDRLHDVSLMVRQGEIHGLAGLIGSGRTEILQTLFGLREVTQGTLAINGQQAGRLTPAAAIKLGVALVPEDRHVEGLVLDHSIERNLTLPWLSLFSRAGWLQSHAAARQAKSAMKLLAVKAPGPNTQVKFLSGGNQQKVVFAKWNNPRPTLLLLDEPTVGVDVGAREELYAVVHDAARAGTGVLVVSSDLDELLRLCDRISIVVDGAIVNTVDRKNVSNAEALHHLIQLPRFQEEPAT; encoded by the coding sequence ATGAGTGAGCCATCCGTGGCCGCTTTATCGCCGGATATGGCCGCGCCGTTGATACGCGTGGCCGGCGTCACCAAGCGATTTGGTGGCGTGCAGGCGCTTCGCGGCGTGAATCTCGAGGTGCTTCCTGGGGAAGTCCACGCGCTGCTGGGCGAAAACGGCGCGGGAAAATCGACGCTCATCAAGATCCTGAGCGGCGTACATGCGTGCGATCAGGGCGTGATCGAGATCGACGGCGCACGCGTCGCGTTCGATTCCCCCGCGAAATCGCGCGATGCCGGCGTCGCCGTGGTCTACCAGGACCTGAGCCTCGTCGAATCGATGTCCGTCGGCGCAAATTTGATGCTCGGCCGCGAGCCGCGCACGCGCTTCGGCTTCGTCAAGAAACGCGAACTCATGGCGCACGTCGGCGAATTTCTGAAGGCGCATGGCATTCCGCTCGATCCGCGCGCGATGGTCGGATCACTGCCGTTCGCGTATCGGCAAATGACGGAAATCTGCAAGGCGCTGATGGGCGACGTGCGCGTGCTCATCCTCGATGAACCCACGTCCGCCCTCACCGGCGGCGAAGAAGAGATCCTCTTCAAGGCGATCCACACGGTGACGGATCGCGGCGTCGGCGTGATTTATGTGACGCATCGGCTCAATGAAGTGTTCCGTATTTCGCAGCGCGTCACCGTGTTCCGCGACGGCGCCAACGCGGGTTCTTACACGACCGCTCAGACGAACATGAAAGAGCTGGTCGCGGCGATCGTCGGACCGGGACATGCCGCAATGCATGCACGGGAAGTTGCAGCGGGCACGCCGCGCGTGCTCGCTTCCGGTCTCGAGGCGAAACCCGTCCTCACCATGACCAACGTCAGCAACGACCGTCTGCACGACGTCAGTCTTATGGTGCGCCAGGGCGAAATCCACGGACTCGCCGGCTTGATTGGCAGCGGCCGTACGGAAATCCTGCAGACGCTGTTCGGGCTTCGTGAAGTCACCCAGGGCACGCTTGCGATCAACGGACAGCAAGCCGGACGTTTGACGCCTGCCGCCGCCATCAAGCTTGGCGTTGCGCTCGTGCCGGAAGACCGCCACGTCGAAGGTCTCGTGCTGGACCATTCGATAGAACGGAACCTGACGTTGCCGTGGCTCTCGCTTTTTTCGCGTGCGGGCTGGCTGCAAAGCCACGCCGCGGCGCGACAGGCGAAAAGCGCGATGAAACTGCTCGCGGTAAAAGCGCCCGGCCCCAACACGCAAGTGAAATTCCTCTCCGGCGGCAACCAGCAGAAAGTCGTTTTTGCGAAATGGAACAACCCGCGCCCCACGCTGCTTTTACTCGATGAACCCACCGTCGGCGTGGATGTCGGCGCGCGCGAAGAGCTCTACGCCGTCGTCCACGACGCTGCGCGCGCGGGGACGGGCGTGCTCGTCGTGTCGTCGGATCTCGACGAACTGCTGCGCCTGTGCGACCGCATTTCGATCGTCGTGGACGGCGCCATCGTCAACACGGTCGATCGCAAAAACGTCAGCAACGCCGAGGCATTGCATCACCTGATCCAACTCCCTCGTTTCCAGGAAGAGCCCGCAACATGA
- a CDS encoding ABC transporter permease, which produces MNDSVTPLASDPLTAQPPSRALRIARLLLQGERPYMLYVAFAILLVVFSLASPWFLSIDNFLNIGRQTALVSIIAIGMTFVIIARQIDLSVGSTLALSGMSAALAMAHLGDNWIIGAIAGIGTGAIVGAINGVVVTRLNIPSFLVTLGTLSAARGLALLVTTTKPVIITNDSFVSIFGEGDIFGVPVPILWTLLAVIGGVLLLHYSVFGRRVYAAGGNPTAALYSGINIRRVTTITFILTGALAGLAALVLAARSHAARPDVVQGLELDVIASVTLGGCSLFGGRGFVLGTLLGSLIIGTLNNGLVLLGVSSSLQLVIKGAIIVAAVAFTKK; this is translated from the coding sequence ATGAACGACTCCGTCACGCCGCTCGCGTCCGACCCGCTGACCGCGCAACCGCCCAGCCGCGCGTTGCGAATCGCGCGGCTTTTGCTGCAGGGCGAACGGCCCTACATGCTGTATGTCGCCTTCGCAATCCTGCTGGTCGTGTTCAGCCTCGCGTCGCCGTGGTTTTTGTCCATCGACAACTTTCTCAATATCGGGCGGCAGACCGCGCTTGTATCGATCATCGCGATCGGCATGACTTTCGTGATCATCGCGCGGCAGATCGATCTGTCAGTCGGCTCGACGCTCGCGCTGTCCGGCATGTCCGCCGCGCTCGCAATGGCGCACCTCGGCGACAACTGGATCATCGGCGCGATTGCCGGGATCGGGACCGGCGCGATCGTGGGCGCGATCAACGGCGTGGTCGTGACGCGGCTGAACATTCCATCGTTTCTCGTGACGCTCGGCACGCTCAGCGCCGCACGTGGACTCGCCCTGCTCGTCACCACCACGAAGCCGGTCATCATCACCAACGACTCGTTCGTATCGATCTTCGGCGAAGGCGATATCTTCGGCGTGCCGGTACCCATTCTGTGGACGCTGCTTGCGGTGATCGGCGGCGTCTTGCTGCTGCATTACAGCGTCTTCGGCCGACGGGTTTATGCCGCAGGCGGCAATCCGACCGCCGCGCTCTACTCCGGCATCAACATCCGGCGCGTGACAACGATCACCTTCATCCTGACCGGCGCGCTCGCGGGTCTTGCGGCGCTCGTGCTCGCCGCGCGCTCGCATGCCGCGCGGCCCGACGTGGTGCAAGGACTCGAACTCGATGTCATCGCCTCCGTGACGCTCGGCGGCTGCAGCCTTTTCGGCGGGCGCGGCTTTGTGCTTGGAACCTTGCTGGGGAGCCTGATCATCGGCACGCTGAACAACGGTCTGGTGCTGCTCGGCGTCAGTTCGTCGCTTCAGCTCGTCATCAAGGGCGCGATCATTGTGGCGGCGGTGGCTTTCACGAAAAAATAA
- a CDS encoding substrate-binding domain-containing protein, giving the protein MDHRRSSTFAIALTGVVAALCTTYASAQCVTGLPVASIGPSTIVGQGPNGEKAASVDTVKLTAAETDKIKAGKYKVGISMQTMNLDWAQLQVAGITDTLKKYNVEVIGVASAEYQVDKQIADIENTIQRHPDGIISIPVDGTATAATYKKVSQAGIKLVFMDNVPTGLKHPEQYAAMVSADSEGNGQIAAKVLASCVAKGGTIGLVNFGVDYFSTTERTKAVNDWMKKNRPDIKIKQVAFTDPSKVGQIAGDFLTGNPDVKGLFAVWDQPALDTLTSMRAQGVTIPMTTVDLGLESAIEIAKGGPLKATGSQRPYDQGVAEAMAMMKAILGQTPPAWIGVQSLPVVQSNVLEAYKTVFKKDPPAPLADACKKAAPACG; this is encoded by the coding sequence ATGGATCATCGTCGTTCATCAACTTTCGCCATTGCGCTGACCGGCGTCGTGGCCGCGCTCTGCACCACATACGCGAGCGCGCAATGCGTGACCGGCTTGCCAGTGGCATCGATCGGACCGTCAACCATCGTGGGCCAGGGACCGAACGGCGAAAAGGCTGCATCGGTCGATACGGTCAAGCTCACCGCCGCCGAAACAGACAAGATCAAGGCAGGCAAATACAAGGTCGGCATTTCCATGCAGACCATGAACCTCGACTGGGCGCAATTACAGGTGGCCGGCATCACGGACACGCTCAAGAAATACAACGTGGAAGTGATCGGCGTGGCTTCGGCGGAATATCAGGTCGACAAGCAGATTGCGGATATAGAGAACACCATTCAGCGTCATCCGGACGGCATCATCTCCATCCCCGTCGATGGCACCGCGACCGCCGCCACCTATAAAAAAGTCTCGCAGGCAGGCATCAAGCTCGTGTTCATGGACAACGTGCCAACCGGTCTCAAGCATCCCGAACAATATGCCGCCATGGTTTCCGCCGACAGCGAAGGCAACGGTCAGATCGCGGCCAAGGTGCTGGCGTCGTGCGTGGCAAAGGGCGGTACGATCGGGCTGGTGAATTTTGGCGTCGATTACTTCAGCACGACAGAGCGCACGAAAGCCGTCAATGACTGGATGAAAAAGAACCGTCCGGACATCAAGATCAAGCAGGTCGCGTTCACGGATCCGTCGAAGGTCGGACAAATCGCAGGCGACTTCCTGACCGGCAATCCGGACGTGAAAGGACTCTTCGCGGTATGGGACCAGCCGGCGCTCGACACGCTCACGTCCATGCGCGCGCAAGGTGTGACGATTCCGATGACGACCGTCGACCTGGGTCTCGAATCGGCAATCGAAATTGCGAAGGGCGGACCGCTGAAGGCAACCGGCTCGCAGCGTCCCTACGATCAGGGCGTGGCCGAAGCCATGGCGATGATGAAGGCCATTCTCGGCCAGACGCCGCCTGCATGGATCGGCGTGCAGTCGTTGCCGGTCGTTCAGTCGAATGTGCTCGAAGCCTACAAGACGGTCTTCAAGAAAGACCCGCCGGCCCCGCTTGCGGACGCATGCAAGAAGGCCGCGCCCGCCTGCGGCTGA
- a CDS encoding DeoR/GlpR family DNA-binding transcription regulator has product MTKNERLRTLAETLREQSVLRLREAATLLDVSEMTVRRDIAASPGLFTYLGGYIVRTSDVPNHTSYTIDEEKDHFAQAKAEASATAVRIVSDNETVFIDCGTTLTTLARMIPEDLHLTVVCYSLNIAEILRRKSNVRMILLGGVYAPSSDSFASEESIDTLKRMGINKAFMSAGGVDETRGVTCWNFHEVGIKQAAMASAVEKHLVIDTSKMGKVKAVRFSQLGEFDSLITERGQTRRPLTA; this is encoded by the coding sequence ATGACCAAGAACGAACGACTGCGCACGCTTGCCGAGACGCTGCGCGAGCAAAGCGTATTGCGCTTGCGTGAAGCCGCAACGCTGCTCGATGTATCGGAGATGACGGTACGTCGTGACATTGCCGCAAGCCCCGGCTTGTTCACCTATCTCGGCGGTTATATTGTTCGGACCTCCGACGTACCCAACCACACAAGCTACACCATCGACGAGGAAAAGGATCATTTCGCCCAGGCGAAGGCCGAAGCTTCCGCAACGGCGGTGCGAATCGTATCGGACAACGAAACAGTTTTCATAGACTGCGGCACGACGCTGACGACGCTCGCACGCATGATTCCGGAGGACCTGCATCTTACGGTGGTCTGTTATTCGCTCAATATCGCTGAAATCCTGCGCCGCAAGTCCAACGTGCGAATGATTCTGCTAGGCGGCGTCTATGCTCCGTCGTCGGATTCGTTCGCGAGCGAGGAAAGCATCGACACACTCAAGCGCATGGGGATCAACAAGGCGTTCATGTCGGCGGGCGGGGTGGATGAAACGCGCGGCGTGACGTGCTGGAACTTCCATGAAGTTGGAATCAAACAGGCTGCAATGGCGAGCGCCGTGGAAAAGCACCTCGTGATCGATACCAGCAAGATGGGCAAGGTCAAGGCCGTGCGCTTTTCACAACTTGGCGAGTTCGATTCGTTGATCACCGAACGCGGCCAGACCCGCAGACCTCTGACTGCCTGA
- a CDS encoding gamma-glutamyltransferase family protein, with the protein MKRHPSLTLATALSAATLLLISCGGDSDDKQPVSTTPTQNTACLAVDSNGSSVVIGSNLPGDPSLPEAASGYRTGLKPVYSKTYMVTTSNAYASAAGCGVLTKGGTAADAAVAVQAVLGLTVPEATGLGSGGVLLYYDASKKAVQAYDGRETAPDAATENYLRYVDDNSDHSAPQPSARASGRSIGTIGVPRLIEALQRDHGKLAWKDLFGDAISLASNGFPIGGRLAGAIASNASSLKRDPEAAAYFFNADGSPKALGTVLKNPAYAATLQAMANNGANALYSGQIAQDIVTKIAVTTGADGSKITPGKTTLADLAGYQAKVREPICTTYRSYWICGMPPPSSGGIAVASALGILENFNLQQQKPTAIDLEGGKPTVLGVHLITEAERLAYADRDKYVADTDFIPPPGGTWNTLLNKPYLQSRAALINVNKSMGTAAAGNFGAVPLGVDKTLIEHGTNQFTIVDGSGNMVTATTTVESSMGSFHMTNGFLLNNQLTDFSASPTDTTGALVANRVQPGKRPRSSMAPTLVFKIAADGSKGDFVMATGSPGGGTIPQYVVKTVVGVLDWGLDAQQSANLVDFGASNSPTTTVGGEHPNINTSNGGANDPLLTGLTALGHIVSTAAQASGVNTILRTGVNQSSVLQGGTDPRREGVVLGDTFTP; encoded by the coding sequence ATGAAACGCCACCCCTCCCTGACTCTCGCAACAGCCCTGTCCGCCGCCACACTTCTGCTGATCTCCTGCGGCGGTGACTCGGACGACAAACAACCGGTCTCCACAACACCCACTCAGAACACGGCGTGTCTCGCCGTGGACAGCAACGGATCGAGCGTTGTCATCGGCTCGAATCTGCCGGGTGATCCCTCGCTCCCGGAAGCGGCTTCGGGTTATCGAACAGGTCTAAAGCCGGTTTATTCCAAGACCTATATGGTCACGACATCGAACGCGTATGCGAGCGCCGCGGGTTGCGGCGTGCTCACGAAAGGGGGCACTGCGGCCGACGCCGCCGTCGCCGTTCAAGCGGTACTGGGTCTGACTGTGCCCGAAGCAACGGGACTGGGTTCGGGAGGCGTGCTGCTCTATTACGACGCGTCGAAGAAAGCGGTACAAGCGTACGACGGCCGCGAGACAGCACCTGACGCTGCCACGGAAAACTACCTTCGTTATGTCGATGACAACAGCGACCATTCCGCGCCGCAACCGAGCGCACGGGCAAGCGGCCGCTCGATCGGTACGATCGGAGTGCCTCGTCTTATCGAGGCGCTGCAGCGCGATCACGGCAAGCTCGCGTGGAAAGACTTGTTCGGCGACGCGATCTCGCTTGCGTCCAACGGGTTTCCTATCGGCGGACGGCTGGCCGGCGCGATTGCATCGAATGCAAGCAGCCTCAAGCGCGACCCCGAAGCCGCGGCCTACTTTTTCAACGCGGACGGATCGCCCAAGGCTTTGGGCACGGTGCTGAAGAATCCCGCGTATGCCGCGACGCTTCAAGCGATGGCGAACAACGGCGCAAATGCGCTGTACTCTGGCCAGATCGCACAGGACATCGTGACGAAGATCGCGGTGACTACCGGCGCCGATGGATCGAAGATCACGCCGGGCAAGACCACGCTCGCCGATCTCGCTGGTTATCAGGCAAAGGTGCGCGAGCCGATTTGCACGACGTACCGCAGCTACTGGATCTGCGGCATGCCGCCGCCGTCGTCGGGTGGCATTGCGGTTGCGTCCGCGTTGGGGATTCTCGAGAACTTCAATCTCCAGCAGCAAAAGCCGACGGCCATCGATCTTGAAGGCGGCAAGCCCACAGTTCTGGGCGTCCACCTGATCACCGAAGCCGAGCGGCTCGCGTATGCAGACCGCGACAAGTACGTGGCCGATACCGATTTCATCCCGCCACCGGGCGGCACGTGGAACACGTTGCTCAACAAGCCGTATCTGCAGAGCCGCGCTGCGTTGATCAACGTGAACAAGAGCATGGGCACCGCTGCGGCAGGCAACTTCGGCGCGGTTCCGCTTGGCGTGGATAAAACGCTGATCGAACACGGCACGAATCAGTTCACCATCGTGGACGGTAGCGGCAACATGGTGACGGCGACCACCACGGTGGAGTCAAGCATGGGCTCGTTTCACATGACCAACGGCTTCCTGCTAAACAACCAGCTCACCGATTTCTCCGCGAGCCCGACCGATACCACCGGCGCTCTCGTCGCAAATCGTGTGCAGCCTGGCAAGCGGCCGCGCAGCTCGATGGCCCCGACGCTCGTCTTCAAGATCGCCGCCGATGGATCGAAGGGCGACTTCGTGATGGCGACGGGTTCGCCCGGCGGCGGCACGATTCCGCAATATGTGGTCAAGACGGTTGTCGGCGTGCTCGACTGGGGACTGGACGCGCAGCAATCGGCGAATCTGGTCGACTTCGGCGCGAGCAATAGTCCGACTACGACGGTAGGCGGCGAGCATCCGAACATCAACACGTCGAACGGCGGCGCGAACGATCCGTTGCTCACCGGTTTGACCGCATTGGGTCATATCGTGTCCACGGCAGCCCAGGCAAGCGGCGTCAATACGATTCTGCGTACGGGCGTGAATCAGTCGAGCGTCCTGCAAGGCGGCACCGATCCGCGCCGTGAAGGTGTTGTGCTCGGAGATACGTTCACCCCGTGA